One genomic region from Cryptococcus gattii WM276 chromosome C, complete sequence encodes:
- a CDS encoding Hypothetical protein (Similar to TIGR gene model, INSD accession AAW42616.1; CNC06740), translating into METYAYPTFPAQYSNIHIALFKNVTNAPQIRRRLIEASQMTGPEGDKAREEVDFGFVEANLLVSKEHLLIAILSTLLYAFPSTGPAPTNPPPLSEISNPDISSLSLSSSSEIRQPKTRSHNLHSELLLLLSPNNNITDSIRRHGVSDSTTNLAVVKFGKRGDKAVEVYEAMKKVVDGELTGWEGISEGTDWARVDKIYKLNELNALKTADVVEKKRAAVISTVAIKNVI; encoded by the exons ATGGAGACATACGCCTATCCCACCTTTCCGGCGCAGTACAGCAATATCCATATTGCGCTCTTTAAGAATGTCACCAATGCGCCTCAGATCAGAAGACGGCTCATCGAAGCATCTCAAATGACCGGTCCAGAGGGTGACAAGGCaagggaagaggttgaCTTTGGGTTTGTAGAGGCTAACTTG TTGGTCTCCAAAGAACATCTCTTGATCGCTATACTCTCAACACTGCTCTATGCCTTTCCTTCTACTGGTCCCGCACCTACCAACCCTCCTCCCCTCTCTGAAATCAGCAACCCCGAtatctcttctctctccctttcctcttcctcagAAATTCGACAGCCCAAAACACGGTCACACAATCTCCACTCTGAACTGCTCCTCCTTCTGTCGCCGAACAATAACATTACCGACTCTATCCGGCGGCACGGTGTATCTGACAGTACTACCAACCTGGCTGTGGTAAAGTTTGGAAAGCGGGGAGATAAGGCAGTGGAAGTGTATGaggcgatgaagaaggtTGTAGATGGGGAGTTGACCGGGTGGGAAGGGATCAGTGAAGGGACTGATTGGGCAAGGGTGGATAAG ATATACAAACTCAATGAATTGAACGCTCTCAAGACGGCAGATGTGGTCGAAAAGAAACGAGCGGCGGTTATTAGCACGGTTGCCATCAAGAACGTCATCTAG
- a CDS encoding Hypothetical protein (Similar to TIGR gene model, INSD accession AAW42617.1; CNC06760), producing MAARPTVNKGTFPGAEGWKKLRGAWAGGKWIGKVKGEAQVEGVKAEEGEKEEIWDYGVDKKRGWVIAGTWMLAFAIDILPLYFIIRRPTHILDFALTLIFNHFILTTYYSASFPTSIFYWLVQACGAVVMVVSAEALCVRREMKSALEIGWTPDPEAGLPLFEDQPDINGDVSNVPRTGPSTNSVKQPEHVEPAEEIELQELQGR from the exons ATGGCTGCGCGGCCAACAGTGAATAAGGGGACTTTTCCTGGGGCTGAGGGATGGAAAAAGTTGAGAGGCGCTTGGGCAGGAGGCAAGTGGATCGGTAAAGTGAAGGGGGAAGCGCAAGTGGAGGGAGTAAAGGcggaagaaggagaaaaggaggagatATGGGATTATGGGGTGGATAAGAAGAGGGGATGGGTTATCGCTGGGACGTGGATGCTGGCGTTTGCGATTGA CATTCTGCCATTGTACTTCATCATTCGTCGGCCGACACATATCCTTGACTTTGCTCTCACTCTCATTTTCAACCATTTTATTTTGACGACCTATTATTCCGCCTCCTTCCCTACATCAATATTTTATTGGCTGGTCCAAGCATGTGGAGCTGTCGTCATGGTGGTTTCTGCTGAAGCT CTGTGCGTAAGAAGAGAGATGAAATCAGCGCTCGAAATTGGGTGGACCCCAGATCCAGAAGCAGGATTACCTCTCTTCGAGGATCAGCCCGACATCAATGGTGATGTAAGCAATGTTCCGCGGACTGGACCCAGTACAAATAGCGTCAAGCAACCAGAACATGTCGAACCGGCAGAGGAGATTGAGCTGCAGGAGCTGCAAGGAAGATGA
- a CDS encoding Hypothetical protein (Similar to TIGR gene model, INSD accession AAW42613.1~Duplicated and diverged from upstream gene CGB_C1330W; CNC06700), translating to MSAAIEDLSSFFFSTGIVAPDGAVAPSDLFFIPTQLQSTEFNTQLWSISNNELPATEPQAESSLGEDALAGDDDDFVSYFANLFGNENDADSAGQIDTQQGDWQASVNNHHIHTEEPHELFGQKRIDEFIGWDFNISVPDANIPPIAPALVPVTPATQAYLTILSKPSIPEAPKDPSKPRRTSSSPKAPRISKSPSKKGSLKDALFGPRVVSSSGPKTRGAISCLACRDRKKPVSYPNVFHLRIQTHLYLLLVRRCISIQMRKMHQSRILLPMGRERPRGQAGPQTEGRIHPIHRGPRGTAWTARRDENDSGPHEGAKTASRLPTRLVLFLFDVFWSWPFHFICVLKSGITGFSDARRHRHGSNQLNSKSGIFQGISGPKSVQLVMAAVPGR from the exons ATGTCTGCCGCCATTGAAGACCTTagctccttcttcttctccactGGCATTGTAGCTCCGGATGGCGCGGTTGCTCCTTCTgacctcttcttcatccccaCTCAACTCCAAA GCACTGAGTTCAACACCCAGCTCTGGTCCATCTCCAATAACGAGCTTCCCGCTACTGAGCCCCAGGCCGAATCCAGCCTTGGCGAGGATGCCCTGGCCGGTGATGACGATGACTTTGTCAGCTATTTTGCCAACTTGTTTGGCAACGAGAACGACGCAGACTCTGCTGGTCAGATTGACACTCAGCAGGGTGACTGGCAGGCGTCCGTCAACAATCACCATATCCACACGGAGGAACCTCATGAACTCTTCGGCCAGAAGAGAATAGATGAGTTTATCGGGTGGGACTTCA ATATCTCTGTGCCGGACGCCAACATCCCCCCCATCGCGCCTGCCCTGGTCCCCGTTACCCCAGCAACTCAGGCTTACTTGACCATTCTCTCCAAACCATCCATCCCCGAGGCTCCCAAGGACCCCAGCAAACCCAGGAGGACGTCGAGCAGCCCCAAGGCCCCTAGGATCTCCAAGTCTCCTTCCAAAAAAGGATCACTTAAGGATGCGCTCTTTGGCCCTCGAGttgtttcttcttctggaCCCAAGACCCGTGGGGCTATCTCTTGTCTTGCATGTCGTGACCGCAAGAAGCCTGTGAGTTATCCGAATGTATTTCACCTTCGTATTCAAACTCACCTCTATCTTCTTCTAGTGCGACGGTGTATATCAATTCAAATGCGAAAGATGCATCAGTCACGGATCTTGCTGCCAATGGGCAGAGAGCGGCCGCGGGGTCAAGCTGGGCCGCAAACAGAGGGACGAATACATCCGATTCATCGCGGCCCAAGGGGAACAGCTTGGACAGCGAGAAGAGACGAGAATGACAGTGGGCCCCATGAAGGCGCCAAAACTGCCTCTCGACTTCCAACGCGACTTgtcctctttctcttcgaCGTCTTCTGGTCTTGGCCTTTCCACTTCATCTGCGTACTCAAGTCTGGAATCACTGGTTTTTCAGACGCCAGACGCCACCGACATGGATCTAACCAACTCAACAGCAAAAGTGGAATCTTTCAAGGAATATCTGGACCTAAATCAGTTCAGCTGGTGATGGCTGCAGTGCCTGGCAGATAG
- a CDS encoding uncharacterized protein (Similar to TIGR gene model, INSD accession AAW42612.1): MLLFLLLSLPSLLFVTSSAITRTSTSGCSKTILGFTATGYKTGDGACRYTVRYGNADRWGDSVLATDYRNQTFNSLPPSCPQDAGTYVVGSNQSEDCLFATVYMPQGDAPTGGWPTFVWIHGGSFTQGGASAPGLDGSKLAAEGDMIVVVLQYRLGVLGFLPPTSASTTNDPNLGLKDVILGLKAINQYIEYAGGNRAEVTIGGQSSGAGLIRALWGAPAAAGLFRAAILQSDPMSYGFASHDITTNIQSAFYSTSPMSSCSTLECLKNIHVSTLIAAQDTIVATVPFTVWGVPFSEPIRPTWGTTTLPADPTSSLFNSPSDLTFTPSSLPLLITTVKNEGGSAISSIFPTHVPLSNDTYYATAAALVGADRAGALVSSPYYALPSANSSDSYGPDGDTFRETFERAVTDGTWKCPNRDAALKWKEAGGEVWVGEWMQGVSYPDNDSSYCQKTGVVCHEDDIYPTFGTASSTSTSSLDFENAILSHWVAFITTLNPNPSSSSTKRACDIPTQSSHDSHNTHDSHGHGSNWWERSYTQWEEYNSQTDVYPLGGDSKSSLCPDGFWGVDAKYDWQLYEYTPDTR; encoded by the exons ATgctcctctttctccttctctccctcccttcccttctttttgtCACCTCGAGCGCCATCACTCGAACTAGTACCAGCGGTTGCTCCAAGACTATACTGGGTTTCACTGCCACTGGATACAAGACTGGCGATGGAGCATGCCGTTATACCGTAAGGTATGGTAATGCTGACAGATGGGGTGACTCTGTGCTTGCAACGGACTACCG TAATCAGACTTTTAATTCCCTTCCGCCTTCCTGTCCTCAAGACGCTGGGACCTACGTTGTCGGTAGCAACCAATCGGAAGACTGTCTTTTTGCAACTGTATACATGCCTCAGGGCGATGCGCCTACCGGCGGCTGGCCTACTTTTGTCTG GATCCATGGGGGTTCCTTCACCCAAGGCGGTGCCTCCGCCCCGGGTCTCGATGGTTCTAAACTTGCTGCCGAGGGTGACATGATTGTCGTTGTTCTACAGTACCG TCTCGGTGTCCTCGGTTTCCTCCCTCCCACTTCTGCTAGCACTACTAACGATCCAAATCTCGGTTTGAAAGATGTCATTCTTGGCTTGAAGGCTATCAACCAGTACATCGAGTACGCTGGTGGTAACCGAGCAGAGGTCACTATTGGTGGGCAAAGTTCTGGTGCTGGTTTAATTCGAG CTCTTTGGGGTGCACCCGCTGCGGCTGGTTTGTTTAGGGCGGCCATTCTTCAGTCTGACCCAATG TCTTACGGCTTCGCGAGCCACGACATCACCACCAACATCCAATCTGCCTTCTACTCTACATCCCCCATGTCATCTTGCTCTACTCTTGAGTGCTTGAAGAATATCCATGTGTCTACTTTGATTGCCGCTCAGGATACCATTGTCGCCACTGTCCCTTTTACCGTCTGGGGTGTACCTTTTAGTGAAC CTATTCGACCTACATGGGGCACCACGACGCTTCCCGCCGATCCCACCTCCTCGTTATTCAATTCCCCCTCTGATCTAACATTCACTCCCAGCTCCCTCCCCCTTCTCATCACCACTGTCAAGAACGAAGGTGGCTCAGCCAtttcttccatctttccCACTCACGTCCCCCTGTCTAATGACACGTACTATGCCACAGCCGCCGCTCTTGTCGGGGCTGACCGCGCTGGAGCTCTCGTTTCTAGTCCTTATTATGCCCTTCCTAGCGCCAACTCGTCAGACAGCTATGGTCCCGATGGAGATACCTTCCGTGAAACGTTTGAGCGTGCTGTAACTGATGGGACTTGGAAGTGCCCCAATAGGGATGCTGCTCTCAAATGGAAGGAGGCCGGTGGGGAGGTCTGGGTTGGGGAGTGGATGCAGGGAGTGAGCTACCCTGACAATGATTCGAGTTACTGTCAAAAGACTGGGGTTGTTTGCCACGAGGACGACATTTACCCAACTTTCGGTACcgcttcttcaacttctACCAGCTCTTTGGATTTT GAGAACGCCATTCTCTCTCACTGGGTGGCATTCATCACTACTCTTAATCCCAAcccttcctcatcatccaccAAACGAGCTTGCGACATCCCCACCCAATCTTCTCATGACTCTCATAATACTCACGACTCTCACGGTCACGGATCCAACTGGTGGGAACGTTCTTATACTCAATGGGAAGAATATAACTCTCAAACGGACGTATACCCTCTTGGAGGCGATAGCAAATCCAGTCTTTGCCCCGATGGATTCTGGGGAGTGGACGCCAAATATGACTGGCAGTTATACGAATATACACCAGACACCAGGTAA
- a CDS encoding Hypothetical Protein (Similar to TIGR gene model, INSD accession AAW42611.1) produces the protein MRAALTLFFTVRLLSTALAASVLPSQALSHGPTTLISGLPGFTVLDNVWYRNRTFYVLEDESKIPQTDRLLSLSRSSSGTQSIERVNWREMAFYDGEDNSPKGIQSKPDVEIEELHGITLFFNDGWDGKWSGYKWLYHMVAEALLGSLSVLSSVPPLPTSIRSHRQDQNQAMRQGWVTYGGDGKLPDRLVIAWDYNWDARYGLPRAVAEALFGDDNLIEPGEWTQMTSQDTWIYFERVLLVDRDRAHRHNPLTHQWLKMAVDAYRLASSPSFFFPTRHALLSHYDIPTYTRSAPGLRLSGRKPKIVYVDRQRTERKFDMEVHKQLLKRLKKIEKAKKAVVVDAVLDDLEKKEQFEMFSDADIILGIHGNGLSHELWMPEGGIIIEILPPTSFHYDYPPLSAALGHEHIIWQYDKLFPRDKWIPENTKRNGSLIHDGSLIPLDVDSFTKLVEALVDSMSFSYH, from the exons ATGAGGGCGGCTCTCACCTTGTTTTTCACCGTGAGGCTCCTCTCCACCGCTCTCGCTGCATCTGTTCTTCCTTCACAAGCCTTATCACATGGACCCACAACATTAATCAGTGGATTGCCTGGGTTTACTGTGCTTGACAATGTTTGGTACAGAAATCGCACTTTCT ATGTACTGGAGGACGAGAGTAAAATACCACAAACCGATCGACTTTTGAGTCTCTCCAGGTCTAGCTCTGGCACTCAAAGTATCGAGAGGGTGAATTGGAGGGAAATGGCGTTCTACGATGGTGAAGATAACAGTCCGAAGGGGATTCAGTCGAAGCCAGATGTAGAAATTGAAGAACTGCATGGCATCACCC TTTTTTTCAATGATGGATGGGATGGCAAGTGGTCAGGCTACAAGTGGCTGTACCACATGGTAGCCGAAGCTCTGTTAGGCAGCCTGAGTGTCCTATCATCCGTGCCACCTCTTCCAACTTCCATTCGATCGCACAGACAAGATCAAAATCAGGCTATGAGGCAAGGTTGGGTGACATATGGCGGTGATGGAAAATTGCCGGACAGACTGGTAATTGCTTGGGACTATAATTGGGATGCCCGATATGGGTTGCCAAGAGCGGTGGCGGAGGCTTTATTTGGTGACG ACAACCTGATCGAACCAGGGGAATGGACTCAAATGACCAGCCAAGATACATGGATCTACTTTGAAAGAG TTCTCCTTGTCGACCGCGACAGGGCCCATAGACACAATCCTCTCACGCACCAATGGCTGAAAATGGCCGTTGACGCATACCGACTCGCTTCTTCCCcgtccttcttcttccccaccCGCCATGCTCTCCTATCACATTACGATATTCCCACATATACCCGCTCGGCGCCCGGTTTGCGATTAAGTGGCAGAAAGCCCAAGATTGTTTATGTCGATCGGCAACGGACAGAGAGAAAATTCGATATGGAAGTGCACAAGCAGCTGTtgaagaggttgaagaagattgaaaAGGCGAAAAAGGCGGTGGTTGTTGATGCTGTATTGGACGATctggagaagaaggagcagTTTGAAATGTTTTCAGATGCTGAT ATCATTCTTGGCATTCACGGGAATGGGTTGTCCCACGAATTATGGATGCCCGAAGGCGGTATCATCATCGAA ATCTTGCCTCCTACCTCTTTCCATTACGACTACCCCCCCCTTAGTGCTGCATTGGGCCACGAGCACATTATCTGG CAATACGATAAATTATTTCCTCGAGATAAATGGATACCTGAAAATACGAAAAGAAATGGATCTCTCATCCACGATGGTTCTCTCATTCCT CTTGATGTTGATTCTTTTACAAAGCTAGTCGAAGCTCTTGTCGACAGCATGTCATTCTCGTACCATTAG
- a CDS encoding Xylitol dehydrogenase, putative (Similar to TIGR gene model, INSD accession AAW42610.1) yields MAEFHFLNKTQPPQVTKLNLPENTSCVLLKKRNIVVKPKPMPILQPDGVLVKVVATDKFIHSGKLTYLLIPSRICGSDLHNYLAGGVGGRPVTEPIVMGHESSGEVIAVGDLVKTHKVGDRVAIEPGLPCRRCINCKEGKVNICLNMHYCGAPGSVGSLSRYFALPADMAPHIPDHLSWEEAGCIQPLAVGIQVGKRVDLGPHKTVAIFGCGPIGLISAAVAHAYSARKIIAFDNNPQRVEFAKKYISPLTGKPIIDHVFLVKDLPTSSLRDSHASGNGNMTNGQTEALAHALGETGSGAGMGDGEMLDEDHEETIGDKKWEWAKKIVAGFAQEAGLTAEEGVDRVVEATGAEDCMLMGIAIAKQGGNYLAVGLGHIQTNCFPTLAVTNKEINVMGITRYTASCFPSALDLLSRGVVDVKQLITKTFPLTQSTEAFEAVAAGQDIKVVIKNQEGFDN; encoded by the exons ATGGCCGAGTTCCACTTTCTTAATAAGACGCAACCACCTCAGGTCACGAAGCTCAACCTTCCAGAGAACACATCATGTGTCCTCCTCAAGAAGAGAAACATTGTAGTCAAGCCTAAGCCCATGCCTATTCTCCAGCCGGACGGCGTTTTGGTCAAAGTTGTTGCTACAGATAAGTTTATCCATT CTGGAAAGCTGACATATCTTTTGATCCCTTCACGTATCTGCGGTTCTGATTTGCACAACTACCTTGCCGGAGGAGTCGGGGGTCGACCTGTTACTGAGCCTATTGTGATGGGCCATGAGAGTTCAGGAGAGGTCATTGCTGTTGGTGATCTGGTTAAGACCCACAAAGTCGGAGACCGTGTCGCCA TCGAGCCTGGATTGCCTTGTAGAAGGTGTATCAACTgcaaagaaggaaaagtCAACATCTGCTTGA ACATGCACTACTGCGGTGCTCCAGGATCTGTCGGATCTCTCTCCAG GTACTTTGCCCTGCCCGCTGATATGGCACCCCATATTCCTGACCACCTTTCATGGGAAGAAGCTGGATGTATCCAGCCCCTTGCT GTTGGTATTCAAGTTGGAAAACGAGTCGATCTTGGTCCTCACAAGACCGTTGCCATCTT TGGCTGTGGTCCCATCGGCCTCATCTCAGCTGCTGTAGCTCATGCCTACTCTGCCCGCAAAATTATTGCGTTTGACAACAACCCCCAACGAGTCGAATTTGCCAAAAAGTACATTTCCCCTCTTACGGGTAAACCCATTATCGATCACGTTTTCCTGGTCAAAGATTTGCCCACTTCTTCACTCAGAGATAGCCATGCCAGTGGTAACGGTAACATGACAAACGGACAAACGGAGGCCCTCGCTCATGCTCTTGGGGAAACTGGGTCCGGTGCTGGGATGGGTGACGGGGAAATGCTTGACGAAGACCATGAGGAGACGATCGGTGACAAGAAATGGGAATGGGCCAAGAAGATTGTAGCTGGCTTTGCCCAAGAAGCGGGTTTGACGGCCGAGGAAGGTGTGGACAGGGTTGTGGAAGCTACTGGGGCGGAAGATTGTATGCTCATGGGTATCGCCATTGCGAAGCAAGGTGGGAATT ACCTCGCCGTCGGCCTGGGCCACATCCAGACCAACTGCTTCCCCACCCTCGCCGTTACCAATAAGGAAATTAACGTCATGGGTATCACCCGATACACGGCCTCCTGCTTCCCCTCTGCCCTCGATCTCCTTTCTCGAGGCGTAGTGGATGTCAAGCAGCTTATTACCAAAACCTTCCCTTTGACGCAGAGTACCGAGGCTTTTGAGGCGGTAGCGGCCGGACAAGATATAAAGGTCGTTATCAAGAATCAGGAGGGGTTTGACAATTAA
- a CDS encoding H(+)-transporting V1 sector ATPase subunit C (Similar to TIGR gene model, INSD accession AAW42641.1) → MPSDLCYWLISAPLKDGSPDVMLNEVRQEIPSGVFAAKWEIPELKAGTLSSLLTLSDALPKIDSAFTSTTSKLLDQLRSLVDNDNGKIAQHARVNDRPAEEYLMAGGEGFKWDKGRWGEGGKVMEVVEALSKEMAVIEATQREKAQSYNLAKGGLTTLQRKQIGNLSQRSLLDIVKKEHLVEDSEYLETLIVAVPKNLAKDWSNKYERLTSMVVPRSSQQIASDDEYVLQTVTVFKKVRDDFIHKCRENKFIVRDFTWDDSALEKQKRQLADLEIEEKELWTGLLRLTRINFSEAYQILAHLKTVRLFVESVLRYGLPADYAGVIIRPDPKTAAKTLRSITTHYAYLNNSSRDSSARRGKGKGSSALGDDIGGEWASVMEAEYYDIVLFEIPMVIC, encoded by the exons ATGCCCTCCGACTTGTGTTATTGGCTTATATCAGCCCCTCTCAAGGATGGTAGCCCCGACGTAATGCTCAATGAAGTCAGGCAAGAGATTCCGAGCGGCGTCTTTGCTGCTAAATGGGAGATACCCGAGCTCAAG GCCGGTACACTATCTTCTCTGTTAACGCTTTCCGACGCTCTCCCCAAGATCGATTCTGCATTCACAAGCACTACTTCCAAGCTGCTCGACCAGCTCCGTTCATTGGTGGATAATGATAATGGCAAAATTGCACAACACGCGAGGGTAAATGACCGCCCGGCGGAGGAGTACTTGATGGCTGGAGGGGAAGGGTTCAAGTGGGATAAAGGAAGATGGGGTGAAGGGGGCAAGGTGATGGAAGTTGTTGAGGCGTTAAGTAAG GAGATGGCCGTCATCGAGGCCACACAAAGGGAAAAGGCGCAATCTTATAACCTTGCCAAAGGTGGCTTGACAACCCTCCAACGAAAGCAAAT TGGTAACCTTTCTCAACGGTCATTACTGGACATTGTAAAGAAGGAGCACCTGGTAGAAGATAGCGAATATCTTGAAACGCTTATCGTCGCTGTTCCAAA GAACCTTGCAAAAGACTGGTCCAATAAGTATGAACGTTTGACAAGCATGGTCGTTCCTCGGAGTTCCCA ACAAATCGCTTCGGATGATGAGTACGTCTTGCAGACTGTTACGGTATTTAAAAAGGTCCGAGACGACTTTATCCACAAATGTCGAGAGAACAA GTTCATTGTTAGAGACTTCACTTGGGACGATTCAGCACTTGAGAAGCAAAAGAGGCAGCTTGCTGACCTGGAGATcgaggagaaggagctATGG ACGGGACTGTTACGCTTGACAAGAATAAACTTTTCAGAAGCCTACCAAATCCTTGCACACCTCAAGACGGTTCGTCTTTTCGTCGAAAGTGTACTCCGGTACGGTTTACCCGCAGATTATGCTGGTGTCATCATCAGA CCCGATCCCAAGACGGCAGCCAAAACTCTCCGATCCATAACCACCCACTACGCATACCTCAACAACTCTTCTCGCGATTCTTCTGCTCGGAGGGGTAAAGGAAAGGGTTCATCAGCATTGGGAGATGATATCGGTGGAGAGTGGGCGAGTGTGATGGAAGCAGAGTATTACGATATCGTGTTGTTTGAGATTCCTATGGTTATTTGCTAA
- a CDS encoding uncharacterized protein (Similar to TIGR gene model, INSD accession AAW42609.1), protein MWSSIPRTLTRLPTLRSISLTSHRPPTLPFPRSSASPISRALRTTRPSYAKYERFDQRPSFGGSPGPSGGGPTLWQYIKRRMGGDRAVWVYGIGIGGGGIYYVTHLERVPETGRLRFIDVDEAQERELGRQTQLQTLSEYDRALLPPNHPISKRIRKVATRIIESSGLGRVKSSGEMGAIEGTVPTWGGGIDMKDVFFGGGDGGKEVREGKDTEWEVYVIDDKKTKNAFVLPGGKIFVFTGILPISGNDDGLATVLGHEIAHQVARHPAERMSSMKVLFALGLLLESLGLDVGISRLLLTFMLQLPNSRKNESEADFIGLRLMSRACFDPTESSKMWERMSASEGGKGLSVDFLSTHPANTKRIKQLENWMPEALQIRAASPCGATSDNFNGFLDAANPTGRTYSASFW, encoded by the exons ATGTGGTCAAGCATACCTCGGACATTAACAAGACTTCCAACACTGCGGTCGATCTCGCTCACCTCCCACCGCCCACCGactcttcccttccctcGCTCCAGTGCCTCCCCAATCTCTCGTGCTCTCCGCACGACCCGTCCATCATACGCAAAATATGAGCGGTTTGACCAACGGCCGAGCTTTGGTGGATCTCCAGGCCCCAGTGGTGGCGGCCCTACACTTTGGCAGTATATCAAACGGAGAATGGGAGGGGATAGGGCAGTATGGGTCTATGGAATTGGGATTGGTGGAGGAGGTATTTATTATGTGACCCA TCTTGAACGAGTTCCCGAAACAGGTAGATTACGTTTCATAGATGTCGACGAAGCCCAAGAACGCGAATTGGGGCGTCAGACTCAGCTTCAAACATTATCAGAATACGACCGGGCCCTTCTCCCTCCCAACCACCCAATAAGCAAGCGAATAAGGAAGGTTGCTACCCGTATCATCGAGTCAAGTGGATTAGGCAGGGTCAAGTCGAGTGGGGAGATGGGTGCTATTGAGGGGACGGTGCCGACTTGGGGCGGGGGCATTGATATGAAGGATGTCTTTTTTGGTGGTGGAGATGGGGGTAAGGAGGTGAGGGAGGGGAAAGATACGGAATGGGAG GTATATGTCATTGACGACAAGAAAACGAAGAATGCTTTCGTCCTTCCTGGCGGGAAGATCTTTGTCTTTACCGGTATCTTACCCATTAGTGGCAATGATGATGGCCTGGCTACTGTTCTTGGGCACGAAATCGCACATCAAGTGGCTAGGCATCCTGCGGAGAGGATGAGTTCTATGAAGGTGCTTTTTGCCCTTGGACTTTTGTTGGAGAGCCTTGGTCTTGACGTGGGTATTAGTCGTCTACTCCTAACTTTTATGCTGCA ATTGCCGAACTCGAGAAAGAATGAAAGTGAAGCAGACTTTATCGGTCTCCGTCTCATGTC ACGAGCATGCTTCGATCCTACTGAATCTTCAAAAATGTGGGAACGCATGTCAGCTTCAGAAGGTGGTAAAGGCCTGTCCGTCGACTTTCTCTCCACTCACCCAGCCAATACGAAACGTATAAAGCAGCTTGAGAATTGGATGCCCGAA GCTCTACAAATTAGAGCTGCAAGTCCTTGCGGAGCGACGTCAGACAATTTCAATGGATTCTTAGATGCTGCGAACCCTACTGGGAGAACTTATAGCGCAAGTTTCTGGTAG
- a CDS encoding uncharacterized protein (Similar to TIGR gene model, INSD accession AAW42745.1) — protein sequence MVQPQSIYQKTARSARHGQGWHNFGAGKYGIDKWEEYWTYLYNDDEITWGPDPELTPLGKSQAQAIYRCWAAEAPLGAPIKPDEMTWYVSPFTRTGQTLEESWGALLGRAPEVWEDWREVYGGHTCDKRSTRTILQKRFPSFKFEEGLTEEDELWKEDDRETDAHMQMRAQRAMDRLFGNDGAKETYISVTAHSAILRNLLAVLHHQAYPLATGEMIPVVVKATRLRANS from the exons ATGGTACAACCTCAAAGCATCTATCAGAAAACTGCAAGATCAG CGAGGCATGGTCAAGGATGGCATAACTTTGGTGCTGGCAAGTACGGCATAGAC AAATGGGAAGAATACTGGACTTATCTCTACAACGATGACGAAATCACCTGGGGCCCCGACCCCGAACTAACACCCTTGGGGAAATCCCAAGCCCAAGCTATATACCGCTGTTGGGCGGCTGAAGCTCCCTTGGGCGCACCAATCAAGCCAGATGAGATGACATGGTATGTCTCCCCGTTTACCAGGACGGGTCAGACGTTGGAAGAGAGTTGGGGGGCGTTGTTGGGCAGGGCACCGGAAGTTTGGGAGGATTGGAGGGAGGTATATGGAGGCCATACGTGTGATAAGCGATCGACCAGG ACTATATTACAGAAAAGATTCCCCAGCTTCAAGTTCGAAGAAGGGTTAacggaagaagatgagCTATGGAAGGAAGACGATCGAGAGACAGACGCACATATGCAAATGAGGGCGCAAAGGGCCATGGATAGATTGTTCGGTAATGATGGTGCGAAAGAGACTT ATATCTCCGTTACGGCTCACTCTGCCATTTTGCGCAACTTGCTTGCTGTACTTCATCATCAAGCATATCCACTAGCCACTGGGGAGATGATTCCTGTTGTAGTCAAGGCTACCCGATTAAGAGCCAACTCTTAA